From the Chitinispirillum alkaliphilum genome, one window contains:
- a CDS encoding RND efflux system, outer membrane lipoprotein CmeC: MKLSVSKVLMLLSGIFFLRSGPAYSEVLELDLQRCIEMALGSNIQLQISKEKINESEAALKQATAGYLPKISANATYSRLGEAPTMDISGIMPGAGLVEVGSQNNYNVGVNVNQPLFTGGRIRTGHRIALQNKNAAQCENRAVEKDVVREVTQAYYTVLASTRSLEALDSSIVLLEQLKKDLENAVEVGMRGEHELLQAEVQLLNQQLSRRQAKTGVLAAQRMLANLIGLPLDQSYRLDDYIPEPEQFSIPSIEALVKSAHTRLPEVKVMENQLSIVGHQISLARAEYMPSLFATAGFDAQTTGVESLEWRDNWMVALSLQWNIFDWGAARQKRAQAESQYRQLELGIQEFKNGLEFMVRNNYHALKDAYEAIEISRRSVEQSRRSYEVTYDQYHQGMVPNSELLNAQNLRLQSEIAFYRALSEYHSKRADLEYLISFD; the protein is encoded by the coding sequence ATGAAATTAAGTGTATCGAAAGTATTGATGTTGCTGAGTGGGATTTTCTTTTTGAGAAGTGGCCCGGCATATTCTGAAGTTTTGGAACTGGATCTGCAGCGTTGTATAGAGATGGCGCTTGGCTCAAATATTCAGCTCCAGATTTCAAAAGAGAAGATCAATGAGAGTGAGGCGGCACTTAAACAGGCCACAGCAGGGTACCTGCCAAAGATAAGCGCAAATGCAACCTATTCCCGTCTGGGTGAAGCTCCTACAATGGATATTTCTGGTATTATGCCTGGTGCCGGGTTGGTAGAGGTTGGGAGTCAGAATAACTATAACGTAGGGGTCAATGTCAATCAGCCTCTTTTTACCGGTGGCAGGATAAGGACAGGACATAGGATCGCTCTTCAGAACAAAAATGCAGCTCAATGCGAGAACCGTGCTGTTGAAAAAGATGTGGTTCGGGAAGTCACACAGGCATACTACACTGTGCTGGCATCAACTCGGAGCCTGGAAGCACTTGACAGTTCGATAGTGTTACTGGAGCAGCTTAAAAAGGATCTTGAAAATGCCGTTGAGGTGGGGATGCGCGGAGAGCATGAGCTGCTTCAGGCCGAAGTTCAGCTTTTAAACCAGCAACTCTCACGAAGGCAGGCTAAAACCGGGGTGTTGGCTGCGCAAAGAATGCTTGCAAACCTTATCGGTTTGCCCCTGGACCAGTCTTATCGGCTCGATGATTACATTCCAGAACCGGAGCAATTCAGTATTCCATCCATTGAAGCTCTTGTGAAAAGTGCACATACCCGCTTACCCGAGGTGAAGGTGATGGAAAATCAGCTCTCTATTGTTGGACACCAGATAAGTTTGGCCAGAGCGGAATATATGCCCAGCCTTTTTGCAACCGCTGGGTTTGACGCCCAGACAACGGGCGTGGAGTCACTGGAGTGGCGTGATAACTGGATGGTTGCTCTGAGTCTGCAATGGAATATCTTTGACTGGGGAGCCGCTCGTCAGAAAAGGGCTCAGGCAGAATCACAGTATCGCCAGCTTGAACTTGGAATCCAGGAGTTCAAAAACGGATTGGAATTTATGGTCCGGAACAATTATCATGCGTTAAAAGACGCATATGAGGCAATCGAGATCAGTCGCAGAAGCGTTGAGCAGTCAAGAAGATCTTACGAAGTTACCTATGATCAATATCATCAGGGAATGGTTCCCAACAGTGAGCTTTTGAATGCTCAAAATTTACGTCTGCAGTCTGAGATCGCTTTCTACAGGGCGCTCAGTGAGTACCATTCAAAACGGGCAGATCTTGAATATCTGATTAGTTTCGATTAA
- a CDS encoding glycosyl transferase, family 2 — MPRISVIIPVYNRSGFIGRAIKSVLTQDFSDFELIVVDDGSSDSTADAISSFSNLRTLSLSENRGVSCARNRGVEISNGQWIAFLDSDDQWLPSKLREQMEWLSQNPSINILQSREIWIRNGRRVNPPRAFEKKQGDLFFESLERCSITPSSVLLKRELFDLHKGFDETLPACEDYDLWLRITIAEKVGLVQKNHLIRYGGHPDQLSSSVPCQDKFRVYAIEKILSSYNLDELKRQRAVQALQKKAAIIANGALKRGNLNDYKKYSAIAGKETFGSDKLYPGAYNAKSATEQDSSSRGPVLLS; from the coding sequence ATGCCACGGATAAGCGTAATAATTCCTGTATATAACAGATCGGGCTTTATTGGACGAGCAATAAAGTCGGTTCTCACTCAGGATTTCAGTGATTTTGAGCTGATAGTGGTTGATGACGGATCGAGCGACTCGACTGCTGATGCGATATCATCATTCAGCAATCTCAGGACCCTCTCCCTCAGTGAAAACCGCGGAGTATCCTGCGCCAGAAACAGAGGGGTTGAAATATCAAACGGTCAATGGATTGCTTTTCTGGACTCAGACGATCAGTGGCTCCCCTCTAAGCTCAGAGAGCAGATGGAGTGGTTAAGCCAGAATCCTTCCATCAACATTCTGCAGTCCAGGGAAATTTGGATCCGAAACGGAAGGCGGGTTAATCCACCACGGGCCTTTGAAAAAAAACAGGGTGATCTTTTCTTTGAAAGCCTTGAACGGTGCAGCATTACCCCCTCTTCGGTTTTGTTGAAAAGAGAACTGTTTGATTTACACAAAGGGTTTGATGAAACTCTGCCGGCCTGTGAAGATTACGATCTTTGGTTAAGGATAACCATTGCCGAAAAGGTCGGTCTTGTCCAAAAGAATCACCTGATACGATACGGGGGCCATCCTGACCAACTCTCCTCTTCGGTACCCTGCCAGGATAAATTCAGGGTATATGCAATAGAGAAAATATTATCTTCTTACAATCTTGATGAACTAAAGCGCCAAAGGGCCGTGCAGGCATTACAGAAAAAAGCCGCCATTATCGCCAACGGAGCACTAAAAAGAGGAAATTTGAATGACTACAAAAAGTACAGCGCAATCGCAGGCAAAGAGACCTTCGGATCAGATAAACTGTATCCCGGAGCTTATAATGCGAAAAGTGCAACTGAACAGGATTCATCTTCCAGAGGACCTGTTCTACTCTCCTGA
- a CDS encoding Dephospho-CoA kinase has translation MYIGIAGYTGSGKSLCSQILCARKCEIIDGDREGKFIMQNDPDIRKDLIESFGSGSVCDDQVQFHFISSLVFRESEKLKTLNSIVHPKLIAHLKKRLLCSEMEMRILDAALIPMWKIENWFDMLLWIDAPFDTRLERLKKKHPDKSETELKQRMIIQQNLFSAPDDPRWTRVENQEGIEKLRSSLAGIVSVLGSK, from the coding sequence GTGTATATCGGAATAGCGGGGTACACCGGCAGCGGCAAATCGCTGTGTTCCCAAATCCTCTGTGCCCGGAAGTGCGAAATAATCGATGGCGACAGAGAGGGAAAGTTTATTATGCAGAATGATCCTGATATAAGGAAGGATCTGATTGAATCCTTTGGCTCGGGATCGGTTTGTGATGATCAGGTGCAGTTTCACTTTATCTCTTCACTGGTGTTCAGGGAAAGTGAAAAACTTAAAACCCTCAACAGTATCGTTCACCCCAAGCTGATCGCCCATCTTAAGAAACGATTGCTCTGTTCTGAGATGGAAATGCGGATTCTTGATGCCGCGCTGATTCCAATGTGGAAAATTGAAAACTGGTTTGATATGCTTCTTTGGATAGATGCTCCTTTTGACACAAGGCTTGAGCGTCTGAAAAAAAAACACCCCGATAAAAGTGAAACAGAGCTGAAGCAGAGAATGATCATACAGCAAAATCTGTTTTCTGCTCCGGATGATCCGCGCTGGACCCGCGTGGAAAACCAGGAAGGAATTGAAAAACTGAGAAGTAGTCTCGCGGGGATTGTTTCTGTTCTGGGGAGTAAATAA
- a CDS encoding geranylgeranyl reductase, translating to MGSKLAGAGKNVCIVDRRSKIGHPIRCGEATGNRMELSRFLQVDENWIARDITGLTAHINDDYVISREIPDAGVILHRCRLESSLADKAIAAGAELKLNTTITGLIAANGTLCKGVISDSGEHIEGDFIIGADGPESTIGRLAGITRVLGLKDCASTIEYKLESKSYNDGHLHFFAGRDTLHPGYIWVFPKEKDHLLVGGALYNRLPDGTRVSDLVHSFLQKRFPGIRYGDMITGSIPILESPRRLTIGNVLVVGDSARQCNPLTAGGIMNTLEAAEMAIESLLNCSKGETEKLSAYSRSWRKKQRKQQKLFLLLREIIMDSSDTQIIKVLQDSSKIINSAPDRSKPFSIPAIALIAVLVRLMPRFFKHSAILFR from the coding sequence ATGGGAAGTAAACTTGCCGGGGCAGGAAAAAACGTTTGTATCGTTGACAGACGTTCTAAGATCGGTCATCCCATAAGATGCGGTGAAGCAACCGGTAACAGAATGGAACTGTCGCGCTTTCTTCAGGTTGATGAAAACTGGATCGCCCGTGACATTACAGGGCTCACCGCTCATATAAATGACGACTATGTGATTAGCCGTGAAATTCCCGATGCCGGTGTAATACTTCACCGCTGCAGACTGGAATCATCCCTTGCAGACAAAGCGATTGCCGCCGGGGCAGAATTGAAACTAAACACCACTATAACCGGGCTGATTGCAGCAAACGGCACTCTTTGTAAAGGTGTGATATCTGATTCCGGGGAACATATTGAAGGTGATTTCATTATCGGTGCAGATGGGCCTGAAAGTACTATCGGCCGACTGGCAGGAATTACCAGAGTTCTGGGACTTAAAGATTGTGCCAGTACTATCGAGTATAAACTGGAAAGTAAATCCTACAATGACGGGCATCTCCATTTTTTCGCCGGCAGAGACACACTACACCCGGGCTATATCTGGGTTTTCCCAAAAGAGAAAGATCACCTCCTTGTCGGAGGCGCACTATACAACCGGTTACCCGATGGGACCAGGGTTTCAGACCTGGTTCACAGCTTTCTTCAGAAAAGATTTCCCGGCATTCGCTATGGTGATATGATCACCGGTTCCATACCCATTCTTGAGAGCCCCAGGCGCCTTACAATAGGTAACGTCCTTGTTGTTGGTGATTCTGCCAGACAGTGTAATCCGCTTACAGCCGGGGGTATCATGAACACTCTTGAAGCTGCAGAGATGGCAATCGAGTCGTTACTGAACTGTAGTAAAGGTGAGACCGAAAAACTCAGCGCATATTCCAGATCCTGGCGTAAAAAACAGCGAAAACAACAGAAACTGTTCCTTCTGCTCAGAGAAATAATAATGGATTCTTCAGATACACAGATAATAAAAGTGCTTCAGGATTCTTCAAAGATAATCAACTCTGCACCAGACAGATCAAAACCATTCTCTATACCGGCCATTGCGCTAATTGCAGTGTTAGTGAGGCTCATGCCCCGTTTTTTCAAACACAGCGCTATACTTTTCAGATAA
- a CDS encoding Undecaprenyl-phosphate galactosephosphotransferase, with translation MLKEHSSFVKQTIAGVDCLLILASFLISYSYVGLNRSLSPLSSYWLMVFGFTFFYLYFAWTRSLFSVLQFNWMHNLFPKTVMIFISCGFLGASILYLIPESRNSRYLYVTFSVVSFMVITAEKLLIKQGIAFARRKNKNTSPVIVLGRGRGAAQLCHEIETHKEWGLRIVRKIDLSISASEFEDVLRNSYVEEVFFCVPRRLTREGITIDPLLEICEEMGRPARVFLNISGAAPFARWEYQNFMDRSTLISATVELDPDQLIFKRVFDIIGSLFGVLLLLALYPFLAIAIKITSRGPVFFRQIRVGKHGKRFVIYKFRSMYTDAEKRKKDLLELNQCDGAIFKLKDDPRITPVGVLIRKFSLDELPQFINVLRGEMSLVGTRPPTPDEVKKYQKWHHRRISIRPGITGLWQVSGRNKITDFDEIVKLDLKYIDNWSIWLDVKIIFKTILVLFERDSAF, from the coding sequence ATGCTTAAAGAGCATTCCTCTTTTGTTAAACAGACAATAGCAGGCGTTGACTGTCTGCTGATTTTAGCATCATTTCTTATAAGCTACTCCTATGTGGGGTTAAACCGAAGCCTTTCCCCGCTTAGCAGCTACTGGTTAATGGTGTTTGGTTTCACCTTTTTCTATCTTTATTTCGCCTGGACCCGTTCGCTGTTTTCAGTTCTTCAGTTTAACTGGATGCACAATCTTTTCCCCAAAACGGTGATGATTTTCATCTCCTGTGGTTTCCTTGGAGCTTCTATTTTATATTTGATTCCGGAGAGCAGAAACAGCCGTTATCTGTATGTGACATTTTCGGTGGTTTCATTTATGGTTATCACCGCAGAGAAGCTGCTTATAAAACAGGGCATAGCTTTTGCTCGGAGGAAGAATAAAAACACCTCCCCTGTTATAGTTCTGGGAAGGGGCAGAGGTGCTGCTCAGCTTTGTCACGAAATCGAAACCCATAAGGAGTGGGGCCTTAGAATTGTCCGGAAAATTGATCTGAGCATCTCTGCAAGCGAGTTTGAGGATGTATTAAGAAACAGCTATGTGGAGGAGGTGTTTTTCTGTGTCCCGCGAAGGCTCACAAGAGAGGGCATAACAATAGATCCTCTGCTTGAGATCTGTGAGGAGATGGGCAGGCCTGCAAGGGTTTTTCTTAATATCTCTGGTGCGGCACCTTTCGCTCGTTGGGAATATCAGAACTTTATGGATCGCTCGACTCTGATTTCTGCAACCGTTGAACTCGATCCTGACCAGCTGATATTTAAGCGCGTATTCGATATAATCGGATCCCTGTTCGGTGTTTTATTGCTCCTGGCTTTGTACCCTTTTCTGGCGATCGCAATAAAGATCACTTCAAGGGGACCTGTCTTTTTCAGGCAGATAAGGGTCGGCAAACATGGGAAACGATTTGTAATCTATAAATTCCGCTCCATGTATACAGATGCCGAAAAAAGGAAAAAGGATTTACTCGAACTGAATCAGTGTGATGGGGCAATTTTCAAACTCAAAGATGATCCAAGGATTACTCCTGTAGGTGTTTTGATCCGAAAATTCAGTTTAGATGAACTGCCGCAGTTTATAAATGTTCTCAGAGGGGAAATGTCACTGGTGGGTACCAGACCACCGACTCCCGACGAGGTGAAAAAATATCAGAAATGGCACCACAGGAGGATAAGCATTCGACCGGGAATAACAGGACTGTGGCAGGTGAGCGGAAGAAACAAAATAACAGATTTTGATGAGATCGTGAAGCTTGATCTCAAATACATTGACAACTGGAGCATTTGGCTTGATGTTAAAATCATATTTAAGACCATTCTTGTGTTGTTTGAGAGAGACAGTGCCTTTTGA
- a CDS encoding Serine phosphatase RsbU, regulator of sigma subunit → MNNFDLKTDFEIARNIQSAMVPKTLPAVNGLEMESLYFPSQSLRGDLFDIIKFSDNNIAFLMFDISGHGVSSVLLSSMVRVFFSNHLRESVTPSTVLSRVNRDILASVRSNFFVTAFVGYLDLHDYRFTYCSAGHVCPLIYRKQEGKVTSLQTQNAAVGLFDNVIYEDQSMVLNFGDWLLMFTDGIYDIYSQKKTKARKMVEEEFLTFASSKTSSRYIDLLTARCSRMQKSGRSDNDDDVAAVVLSIQSEKKRCNQLKELGFSGNDPVYLQVVRYFEEMEKATSAVLSAMDDAGYSDDCIRKMKVVIMELLANGIIHGNKRDFSKKVVMGHFVDPDKVTVSILDEGDGFDPDEIPDPTLPENIIKDGGRGLYICRNYADNLEFSEKGNRVTFVKMHHLRKQEFKCISE, encoded by the coding sequence ATGAACAACTTTGATCTGAAAACCGATTTCGAAATTGCGCGCAACATTCAATCTGCCATGGTTCCCAAAACACTTCCCGCGGTGAATGGGCTTGAAATGGAGTCCCTTTATTTCCCTTCCCAATCACTCAGAGGGGATCTTTTTGACATAATTAAATTTTCTGACAACAATATTGCATTCCTCATGTTTGACATCTCAGGCCATGGGGTCTCATCTGTTCTTCTTTCATCGATGGTGAGGGTGTTCTTCTCAAATCATCTAAGGGAGTCTGTCACCCCATCAACGGTGCTGAGCAGGGTTAACAGAGACATTCTGGCTTCAGTAAGATCAAATTTCTTTGTGACCGCCTTTGTGGGTTACCTTGATCTGCATGATTATCGTTTCACCTACTGCAGCGCGGGGCATGTGTGTCCCCTCATCTACCGCAAACAAGAGGGAAAGGTCACTTCACTTCAAACTCAGAATGCCGCTGTGGGATTATTTGACAATGTTATTTACGAGGACCAGAGCATGGTTCTGAATTTCGGAGACTGGTTGTTGATGTTCACCGATGGAATCTACGATATATACAGCCAGAAAAAGACAAAGGCAAGAAAAATGGTGGAAGAGGAGTTTCTGACTTTCGCTTCTTCCAAAACATCTTCAAGGTATATTGATCTTCTGACTGCACGCTGCTCAAGGATGCAGAAAAGCGGACGAAGTGATAACGATGATGATGTGGCTGCAGTTGTGCTCAGTATCCAGTCGGAAAAGAAACGCTGCAATCAGCTTAAAGAGCTGGGCTTCTCGGGAAATGATCCTGTGTATCTTCAGGTTGTGAGGTATTTTGAGGAGATGGAAAAAGCCACTTCCGCAGTTCTGAGTGCCATGGATGACGCGGGGTATTCTGATGATTGTATAAGAAAGATGAAAGTGGTGATAATGGAGCTTCTGGCCAATGGAATAATTCACGGAAACAAAAGGGACTTTTCCAAAAAGGTTGTGATGGGGCACTTTGTGGATCCCGATAAAGTTACCGTTTCGATCCTCGATGAAGGGGATGGGTTTGATCCGGATGAAATTCCCGATCCAACACTGCCGGAGAACATTATTAAGGATGGTGGCCGGGGATTGTATATCTGCAGAAACTATGCTGATAATCTGGAGTTCAGCGAAAAGGGAAACAGGGTCACTTTTGTAAAAATGCACCATCTGAGAAAGCAGGAGTTCAAGTGTATATCGGAATAG
- a CDS encoding M6 family metalloprotease domain-containing protein, with amino-acid sequence MKTSPPSRLRRISAVTMMLLLAVMYLYARPHLGEEFELRQPDGSLVPVLVWGDEYYQDVECPDGFTLIRCSETEWIHYAEVSEDGTEYVPSGVIYHGDMAPAPGRVSRPRQRHKRIAREEITRRQRKNRESMGYYEHLEEAAGDEFRMSPMFDDEAQPSSDVREVVGLTILIDFPDQRSNVTRAQANNFHNQRGYNLDNNNGSVYDYWHDVSGGKLSYTNVVTDYVRVSRNKGYYDSGSGYGRVTEFLTEALQILNSRGFNFRQLSRTSQNRVVALNILYAGQPEAGWANGLWPHMGTYRGNFVSHDGVRIGRYQMTNIGNRLTQGTFNHETGHLVMGWPDLYSYDGHSNGVGNWCIMNFIASSTNPPPPNPWFAHQAGWINARDITNASRGTQFTHQANSLDAFFYLGTNTGSSRELYIIESRRRAGRSASLPGSGLLIWHVHRDGNNTRDVPDRPPLVALIQADGRRDLEGRRNRGDAGDPFFEGHNNRFNRTSTPASIWHNRVASGLDIGNISERAATMTFTIGNEIITTKCTLTVRATNGSVRANPNKTVFDFGESVVLTASANDGYEFSHWSGDASGTENPLTLTMDRNRTVRANFVQDISSGNVVSRVNWSAYKDDFGSEIDTGSSILVNDVATMGYTVVRQPDEDSWPWVKLMASFDDPLTGMGSVTIEYRSSEGLNVSLEQPPLNMNGTSWQSSLEPSSNWRTVRLSLSDFAQPPYVTNGTDLNLDTVYSFSFNPSPQNINATTDGQVEIRQLIFHGVDWDLDEMYTLTVNAQNGSVTRSPNRINYSHNETVTLTASADDGYRFLSWSGDASGVSESIEVTMDRNRTITANFEQDVFDVDTTGASDNLVGLISWTTVADDLGSSADTGSSMVIEDVVKADLNRIEQPSENQWPWINITGTLNNQSLTDITAMRITYRSTEPLKVHLAMSELASEGLTHYHSIEATGNEWNTVYLDPSRFRQPDRVEDKEDLDLSSVFSILFEIDSDDYSNDVSSTIEISDLVLFNFDYVGTIASTQNRGLIQITEPRLTRSAVSFTVAEGHSSITLYSLDGRNLATLHNGYLNAGTHTLRLNGGNLSAGIYLVKINTGDKVTVYRQMVR; translated from the coding sequence ATGAAAACCTCTCCTCCATCCAGGCTCAGGAGGATCTCAGCTGTAACAATGATGTTACTGTTGGCTGTAATGTATCTCTACGCCAGACCCCATCTGGGTGAAGAGTTTGAACTCAGACAACCTGATGGAAGTTTGGTTCCGGTACTCGTGTGGGGTGATGAGTACTATCAGGATGTAGAGTGTCCGGATGGTTTTACTCTTATCAGATGTTCCGAAACAGAGTGGATACACTACGCAGAAGTATCAGAAGACGGTACAGAGTATGTCCCCAGCGGAGTTATTTATCACGGAGATATGGCACCTGCTCCGGGGCGTGTTTCCAGACCAAGACAGAGGCACAAACGTATTGCAAGAGAGGAAATTACCCGAAGACAGCGGAAAAACCGGGAATCGATGGGGTATTACGAACATCTGGAAGAGGCGGCTGGAGATGAATTCAGAATGTCCCCAATGTTTGATGATGAAGCTCAGCCTTCCAGTGATGTCAGGGAGGTGGTTGGGTTAACCATCCTGATTGACTTTCCCGACCAGAGATCAAATGTCACAAGAGCACAGGCAAATAATTTCCATAACCAGAGGGGCTATAACCTTGATAACAATAATGGCTCTGTTTACGACTACTGGCATGACGTTTCCGGCGGAAAGCTGAGTTATACAAATGTTGTCACTGATTATGTCAGAGTCAGCAGGAATAAAGGATACTACGATTCAGGTTCTGGCTATGGCAGAGTAACAGAATTTCTCACCGAAGCGCTGCAGATTCTCAATTCCAGAGGGTTCAACTTCCGCCAGTTATCAAGAACTTCACAAAACAGGGTCGTGGCTTTGAATATTCTATATGCAGGCCAGCCGGAAGCTGGATGGGCAAACGGGCTTTGGCCGCATATGGGAACTTACAGGGGGAATTTTGTTTCTCATGATGGAGTGAGAATAGGGCGTTACCAGATGACAAATATTGGTAACAGACTCACTCAGGGTACTTTTAATCACGAAACAGGTCACCTCGTTATGGGATGGCCCGACCTTTACTCCTATGATGGTCACTCAAACGGGGTGGGAAATTGGTGTATAATGAACTTTATCGCCAGCAGCACAAATCCTCCACCTCCAAACCCCTGGTTTGCCCATCAGGCTGGCTGGATCAATGCCCGTGATATCACCAATGCTTCCCGGGGTACGCAGTTTACTCACCAGGCTAATTCACTTGATGCATTTTTCTATTTGGGTACAAACACAGGCAGCTCAAGAGAATTATACATAATAGAGTCAAGGCGCAGAGCCGGACGGAGTGCCAGTTTACCGGGATCTGGGCTTCTTATCTGGCATGTCCACCGGGACGGAAATAACACCAGAGATGTACCTGACCGTCCACCTCTTGTAGCCCTAATACAGGCTGATGGAAGAAGGGACTTGGAGGGAAGGCGCAACAGGGGTGATGCAGGTGATCCATTTTTTGAAGGGCATAACAATCGGTTTAACAGAACCTCAACACCCGCTTCAATATGGCACAACAGGGTAGCATCTGGTCTTGACATAGGTAATATAAGTGAGAGAGCTGCTACCATGACCTTTACCATAGGTAACGAAATTATTACCACAAAATGCACCCTAACTGTGCGGGCAACCAACGGATCAGTAAGAGCTAATCCCAACAAGACAGTATTTGACTTCGGTGAAAGTGTAGTACTGACTGCAAGTGCCAATGATGGATATGAGTTCAGTCACTGGAGCGGAGATGCTTCCGGAACTGAAAACCCTCTTACCCTCACCATGGACAGAAACAGAACTGTGCGTGCCAATTTTGTACAGGATATAAGCAGTGGTAATGTCGTGAGCAGGGTAAACTGGAGCGCATACAAAGACGATTTCGGATCTGAAATCGATACCGGTTCCTCAATCCTGGTCAATGATGTAGCTACTATGGGGTATACTGTAGTAAGACAGCCGGATGAAGACAGTTGGCCATGGGTGAAACTTATGGCAAGCTTTGACGATCCGCTGACCGGGATGGGAAGTGTAACAATAGAATACAGAAGCTCCGAAGGGCTTAATGTGAGTCTCGAGCAACCCCCTCTTAACATGAACGGTACTTCCTGGCAGAGCAGTTTGGAACCAAGCAGCAACTGGAGAACTGTGAGATTGAGTCTTTCTGATTTCGCTCAGCCGCCCTATGTAACCAATGGCACAGATCTGAATCTTGATACTGTTTACAGTTTCTCCTTCAATCCCAGTCCCCAGAATATAAATGCCACTACTGACGGACAGGTAGAGATAAGGCAGTTGATTTTCCATGGGGTTGATTGGGATCTTGATGAGATGTATACACTTACTGTCAATGCCCAAAACGGCTCCGTGACCCGCTCGCCGAACAGAATCAACTACAGCCATAATGAAACGGTTACTCTTACAGCAAGTGCAGATGATGGATACCGGTTTTTAAGTTGGAGTGGTGATGCCTCAGGTGTTTCAGAGTCAATTGAAGTAACCATGGACAGAAACAGAACCATAACTGCAAATTTTGAACAAGATGTATTCGATGTGGATACAACCGGAGCGAGTGATAATCTGGTCGGGTTAATAAGCTGGACTACGGTTGCAGACGATCTGGGTTCTTCTGCTGATACGGGAAGTTCGATGGTAATCGAAGATGTGGTGAAAGCCGATCTGAATCGGATCGAACAACCTTCCGAAAATCAATGGCCATGGATAAATATTACAGGTACATTGAATAATCAGTCACTTACAGATATAACTGCCATGAGAATCACCTACAGAAGTACTGAACCTCTTAAGGTCCACCTGGCTATGAGTGAGCTGGCTTCTGAAGGCCTCACCCATTACCATTCAATTGAAGCAACCGGTAACGAGTGGAATACGGTATATCTGGACCCATCAAGATTTCGTCAACCTGACAGGGTCGAGGATAAGGAAGATCTGGACCTTTCCTCTGTGTTCTCAATACTCTTTGAAATTGACAGTGATGACTACTCAAACGATGTCAGTTCAACTATTGAGATAAGTGATCTGGTTCTGTTTAATTTCGATTACGTAGGAACAATCGCTTCAACTCAAAACAGAGGGCTGATACAGATTACAGAACCAAGACTCACCCGCTCAGCGGTTTCTTTTACCGTAGCGGAAGGCCATAGCAGCATAACCCTGTATTCACTTGATGGTAGAAATCTGGCTACTCTCCATAACGGTTATCTCAATGCCGGAACGCACACATTAAGACTGAACGGAGGAAATCTCTCAGCCGGAATCTATCTGGTAAAAATCAATACCGGAGATAAGGTTACGGTATACAGACAGATGGTAAGGTAA